Within Populus trichocarpa isolate Nisqually-1 chromosome 6, P.trichocarpa_v4.1, whole genome shotgun sequence, the genomic segment CGACTCACGGCCAACTCTCTCTTGAGCTCTGAGGCTGCCCCAACTTGGTCTTGGTGTTTCATGTGATTGTCTCTCCGGCCATTTCGAACAGTACTGCCACTTCTACGCTGAGTGGGGGAGTTCTTCAATGCTATCAGCTCGGCAGTTAATCTCTCATTATGATTCATAAGCTTCGCCACTTCTTCTGATAATGCCTTGAGCTCAACAGCAGCAGCTGATGCTAGCCCTTTGGCGTATGAACTCTCCTCGGCCAATTTTTGGTTCCGAGTTTCTAACTGCTCTTTTGATTCTGTTAGTGCATCAACTTTTTGCTTCAGTTCTTCCATCTCAGTGGCCTGATCAAGGAAAAGTAAGGATTCACCTCTCGTACTTGTATGAGAAATGCAACTTCAAAAGCCATCACATGATCGAAATTATGCTGTAAAATTTGTCACTagtaaaaacacaatatgaagAGATACAGAAAGCCAAGCAAAGAATTTTCCATCTATATGTCTGCAATCCACCAAAAAGcttgtttttcttgatgatCCACCACAAGTATAAATTGGCACAAGAATACACTTCTTAATTCAAAgtagtttctttaatttaaatagaaCAGCCAACCTAGCTTTCCTCAAAGCTACATGTTATGGGCGATAGATATTTTCCTGGGATGGTGATCCTCGAGATCCTACAaggttttattttggtttcttaagATATGAGAACCTTGTAGACATTTTAATGGTATTATCTGAAAATTTAGCGCCATGAGCTCAGAATGAAATCTGAAATCTTCCTTAGTTTCTAAATCTTTTACCTCTGGTGGGGAAGCATTGAAAAAGGAAATAGTGCTTTAGCAACCAAAATAATACGTGATTGGGGTGCCAAAAGGTTTAAATACATACCTGTGCTTGTAGAAGCAAATCTTCATTTCTATCTTTTGATGCTGCAGTTTCCTTGTTCATGTGATGTTGTGCATGAAAGCTTTTTAGTTCAGAAATTCGTTGAGAGTAGCTAGCTAGAGGGCTAATATTTTTTGACTCCAGTGCATCTGAGAGCTGCTGCTTCAAAGAGACAATTGTTTCCTGCAATCCTTCACATTCACAGATCTGATGGAGAGGCAATGTCAAGTTAGAGCCTGCCATCAACCAACAACACAGCTTGCAAAACAGTGAAAGCTACAAACAcacgcacaaaaaaaaaatgttaactgTTTGACCTTTTGGCTGAGCTGGTCTTGAATTATACAATTATCTGCCGCTTTAACCTGAAACAGTATACAGCAATACAACAATCATCAggccaaattaataaaatcagatgCCTAAAAGAAAACCATGGGTATGTATCATTgactaaaacaaaaggaacccATTGAATAAGTCTGTTCACACAACTTGTGTACCATTACCCATGACTTTATAATGTGTTGCATTGTTCTTATTGATGACTCCAATTTGTTATGCAAATGAATTTAGATGGAGGATGAAAAGGTTTCCAAATGATTCTTTCAAGTGATTATCGAACATGTTAATATTCAGTTCAGAGCTAATGACAAATTTTCTTAGGTCAAGCTGTATAGGTACATCACCTCGAGTTCAAATGACTTCTCATTCAATTGAGCTGTCAGTTCAGCAATCGTCTGCAAGCATACAAAGACAAAAGGCTTAAAGATGGACTTGCAGCTGCCATATACAAGGAGTTTGTGCTACCATAAGGGAGCTAAACTTACTTGCGATGCTTCCAAGTTAGCCAAGCTGTTGTGAGAGGCCATGATGGAATCAGCAATTTGCTTTTCCAACAAAGCTATTTGTTCATTCTTCACCTTGATTTCATCACTCAACTTCTTCATCTCCAACTTAAATACAAAAGTACGATGATGCAAAATTTCTCAGCCTGTTAAGAGCAGCTAATAACAAAAGGAGGTATAGGAACAACACAATACCTGTATGTGTTCCTTCAGGGGATTCCTTGAAGCCTCCTCAGACAATCGCTTCAAAATACTTGAATGGAGTGCCACCTCTCCAGATAAAATTTTCTGCTGCTCCCTCAGAAGATCAATCTGATCACTTGTTTTTATGCCATTCTAGAAATCAGCAACGCATGAAAATTAAGCGTGCAGACCATGGTAATGCATCCCcaaccaaaaagaagaaagaatacaCAATTAAATGAAAGGACCATTAGCATACCAAAGGAGTTTCCTGCTCAAGGAAATTGTCCTCAGGTACCTCTCTATCCTGCCTGACCTCAGATAGAAGATCAGCTGATGGAGAGCTTTCTGCAAGTGAAGGATGTGAAAGTCTGGATTCTGCATAATAATTGCTGTTTTCTGCTTGAGGTGTTGAAGGTGTACTATTAGATTTAACTCCACTTGATTTGTCACTGGTGCTCATTCCCAATCCACTATCTCGTTTCTAATCAAGAAGAATAgatatttctaagaaaaaagaaaattgaattcaattgtaTCAGTGCTGAAATTTACAAGAGGGATGATCCTCCAAAGTAAGGAAATAAAAgactaaaaaccaaaatttggaactattaaAAGGAGGCTATCCGATCATTTAAGGATCACTCTAGCTGATAAAATAACAAGTTTACTTTGTTTTACAAGAGAACCAGTATAAAAACATGCAGATAAATCTTTTGAATTACGCATACCCGTAGCTTTAACCAGTTCAGCAATCCATGCTTTCgggttttcttctcctctttcaGTGTCTCATCCGCACTTTCAGTATTTCCTTCAAGAGAAACATACAAGTCAATATTTTCGTCATCCAATATCAAGTCCTGCCTCTTGTACGGTAGGTATGCAAGCTGCAAATTACACATAAGCAACCATAATCAGATATAAGAAAGTGCAGAAAAATAAGGGGTGAAGCCCTGCTATACAGAGGCTCCCACTTAAAGAGTTCCAGATTAGGAAAGTATTAGAGATAAAAGTCATAATCCAAGATtttatacaacaataaaatcataGTTCAAGAGAAAAATAGATAGAAgtacaaaaaatcaaacaaatttgctCCTAGTACCTCTTCTTCTCCAAAGGAATGCCTCCTCCTTGGACCTGGGCGGTGAGAGATCCTTGATGGTTGTGAAGCTTTTGTTgacaccaaaattaattttgtcaGCCGCTGTATTCTGCTCAATAGAGCTGctttagcttcttcttcttgttccaATCTTGATTGCAGTTTCACTTGACCATCTTCTAGCTGTacatatcaaatcaaaacatgGAAATTGTGTCATAATAATGGTTATTCAGACTAAATGTATCAAACCATTATGCATTAATTAAGTGACAGTCATATACAAGATTGGGACATGggatgaaaaggaagaaaaggacAGGAATAAAGAAACTAACATTGAGAtcaaacatataaattaaatcttgcagttaacaaatgaaaatttatgaaatagAGAAAGAATCTTCCAAGTGATTGTAGAACTCTTTAAGAAGTACCTTCTGCTTGAGGAGGACAATGTCGTCTTCTACAATGTCTTTCAATCGAGGAATTGTCACAATACCCCTTTTCAATTGTTCTAACTCTTCCTTTAAAGAGCGTATCTCATTTTGGTACTTCTTGATAAGCGATTTCTCATCAATAATCTGCAAATGGTTGAAACATCATTTCAAATGTTGGCAAGTGAGATTGTTTGAATGAATGCATACACTCTAAGGAAAAATACCTTGTTCTGTGCTGCTTGAATTTCAATGTGCTTTGCACGGTGGGCAAATTTTAAAGTATTGTGTGTCTCTTCCGAACTACTAGATGAGGGAGTGACAGTGCAAATGAGCTGTAAATTCAGACACGAAAGGAAAATGAGTCTCTTAAATGCAAGCAGCATTTGTTTGAAGGACAATGATATGATTATCATGCATCATACGACCAGAAAAGTAGTTTCTTTTAGCAAAATATTATCAAGCACTTACTGATACACGCCCATGACCACTTAATGAAGACTGAAGTAGCCTTGTCAATTTAGAGTCCCTGTAAGGAATATGAGCGGCTCTCCCATCCGTCAACTTCGATATAACCTATGGAAGTCACAAGTATACAATTTTATCcatacaatttaaatatttatgattgtAAATTATTGGGGACTATCAAATGAAGCACATAACTTCTTTTCACTAGGAATTATTAGGGAATAAAAGTCACAGTTCATTTAATTGTAAATAATGAGCACCAAATTGATGGTTTCCATTAGTGTGTGCATGTGTGAGGGACAAAGGGaggggaagagaaagagagagtgtgCATTCAGTCTTGGCACATTAATAGaacataaatatcaaattacaaTATTAAGTCCCTAAAAGCACACGGACCTAGAAGCATGAAAAGATAGCTAAAACAAGTCAATCAATCTTAAGGTAACCCAGTCACACTGGTTTCTCATTTTCTATCATGTTCCTGGCTGGGTAATTCATCAAATAGAAAATGATTACCAGAAACAAAAAACCATCAAGCATGATATAAACACATATGTAAGGCAGTAAGGCCGTCCCTTCAGTTTAAGAGTGAAATATTGGCAGTAAATTCTGAAACAGAAAGCTATAAGTttgataaataatgttttttatgtgataGTTTTCAGATTATTTATCATGAAGGTGGTCAATTATTGTTGTACAGGCGAATAATACAGGTACAGGAGGCCTCACAGTTCCAAGTGTCAGCaaacttttattaatataggATCCTTCTTTCCGTCTCACGCCAGTAGTTTCAGCCTTTGAGCTTTCAGAACCTGCCAGATCGATGAGGCTCTGCATGTATAAGTAAAATATCAGAAAGTTAAAAGGAATTTATTGACATCAAACATAGCAAGCAAAATCATTAATTGTAGTAAATCAAGGGGAAGAAAGAGTTGTCATAATTAAAGAAACAGGAGAAATTCcaatgaaaaacttaaaaaggtGACCAACAAGTCCTTTGACATCAATTCTAGATAGAAGCCTTAGGAATTACCAGCTGGGACAAATTTACAGCCTCTCCTTCACTATTTTCACCATACAGGCTACTCTCTACTGTCTGTATTTAGAATAATTGGAAAAAGTTAGTGGGAAAGGatataaaacaatgaaatgaaTATATAAATGATCAAACTATCATTAGTTGATGAAATGAATTATCCCAAAACAGAGTTGACAATGATTTCTTGCAACTCTTAAAGGCAAATGAATAATTTAGCAATTGCCAAAAAGATTGGATATTGGCCACTGAGTGGGCAGATGGCGTAAGATTGGATGTTAACAAGTAGACAAGTGAATATTCAAATGTTTCaggaaaaacaaacaagttcatTAAGCAGGTCGATGAATATGACGTGCAAGTCTGACAGTTACGTGTAAGCTAAAAAGGTAAAACTATCACTTGCAAATGCACTACAATATAATAAACATGTAAAGCTTATAATTATCTTGAAGAAAGAGAGTATGAAATGTAACAATCAACTAAAGCTGCAGGAAGATAGGAATACCAGTGTAAATATTGTATGACTCCTGCTGCTGAGTAAATTAAAGTTTGTGGACCCAACATGTCTGTGCTCTGTGTCAAAAGGAAAGACCTGATCAGAAAGCGTGGAAAGAATTGTGATATCATGGAAAAGACATTGCAGTCTTGATATACATACAGGGAGGAGAGAGAATCAAATAGCATCTTTTGCAAGACAGACAAGTTCTGCAccaatttgtaaattttttctatAGGTTGTTAACTTTCAACAAACCTGCCTATGGCATTAACTTCCACAGTTCTATCGGTACAAGTAATGCATATCAGTTTTAAAAGgatatcattttgataaattttccaTAGATGTCGGTCCATTACTTGCATAAGTATTCAATTTAAAGGGCTATATGCTGATTAGAGTCTCAATTatgtagttttgtttttttcttcagaattttggttaaaattagTTTTGGTAACATAATTATTTAGGAACCGGAGAGGTAGAGTAAGAAACTATAGTATTAAATAAAGCTAATGCTGTTTGAATCCTCTTGCGTATGTTTACTGCATATGATTTGACTTGAGAGTTACCTTCCCCAGCTGCTATAAGGGAAAGTGCATGAGCAGGGGATAATACAACTTCTTCTTTTATTCCCTCGACAAAAGTTCCCTACAgataagaatcaaaataaattaaaacatgtttatttccAACATGTATGAAACTGACATTTTTAGATTAATCAGCTGACCATATCACTAGAGAAACCATTAAATTTCTACATTGGGAATTGAAATTTATACCATTTACTTGCCTATTATTCATTAAGATTCTACCCccacccaaaaaaattaaaaaggttaaGATATGAGTAGGTGCTCAAATGATCTAAATACTGATTCTTTCATAAAAGCAGAATCGGTGGTTCAGATGAGAGTCGCAATTTCCCAGACAGCACATGATCATTCAGTCATCCATTGCAGGTCCTCCTCAAACAGCTTAACCATATCACctgagcaaaaaataaaaatatgctgATTCTGATAACCACCTGCTCCCCGCAAGCGCAGTAAGAGTTGCCTCTGATATGATGCAAAGACAAAGTAGTCCATATAACACCAGATGCTTCAAAATCTCATGCCTTGACCAAGAGATTGAACCgatataaataatgaaactGAAAACTGAAAACCCATGGAAGCAAAAGTGGAATGAGACACCCAGCAACAGCCCATTCCACCTAAAGAACCAAGCAGACTTGTAGCTTGCACCACAAGGTTTATGCATATTCCAAGACCATGATGCATAATTTATTGTACGATAGAGGGATCCCTCAGCAACATGTAAAAGCTTGCTTGATGCTGTACCTCAGTTGTAGAGAGGGTGGGGCTTgccatcattatcatcattaaataaatagtgcccctaacaacttt encodes:
- the LOC7455631 gene encoding kinesin-like protein KIN-7K, chloroplastic isoform X1, with product MATKQGSKSRISGLISNSKKPAANSQSSSTASSTKQFLENSMDGQSSPASSSARSKPQYFYSESVNLDTERSKENVTVTVRFRPLSPREIRQGEEIAWYADGETVVRNEHNPSTAYAYDRVFGPTTTTRHVYDVAAQHVVNGAMEGINGTIFAYGVTSSGKTHTMHGDQRSPGIIPLAVKDAFSIIQETPNREFLLRVSYLEIYNEVVNDLLNPAGQNLRIREDAQGTFVEGIKEEVVLSPAHALSLIAAGEEHRHVGSTNFNLLSSRSHTIFTLTVESSLYGENSEGEAVNLSQLSLIDLAGSESSKAETTGVRRKEGSYINKSLLTLGTVISKLTDGRAAHIPYRDSKLTRLLQSSLSGHGRVSLICTVTPSSSSSEETHNTLKFAHRAKHIEIQAAQNKIIDEKSLIKKYQNEIRSLKEELEQLKRGIVTIPRLKDIVEDDIVLLKQKLEDGQVKLQSRLEQEEEAKAALLSRIQRLTKLILVSTKASQPSRISHRPGPRRRHSFGEEELAYLPYKRQDLILDDENIDLYVSLEGNTESADETLKEEKKTRKHGLLNWLKLRKRDSGLGMSTSDKSSGVKSNSTPSTPQAENSNYYAESRLSHPSLAESSPSADLLSEVRQDREVPEDNFLEQETPLNGIKTSDQIDLLREQQKILSGEVALHSSILKRLSEEASRNPLKEHIQLEMKKLSDEIKVKNEQIALLEKQIADSIMASHNSLANLEASQTIAELTAQLNEKSFELEVKAADNCIIQDQLSQKICECEGLQETIVSLKQQLSDALESKNISPLASYSQRISELKSFHAQHHMNKETAASKDRNEDLLLQAQATEMEELKQKVDALTESKEQLETRNQKLAEESSYAKGLASAAAVELKALSEEVAKLMNHNERLTAELIALKNSPTQRRSGSTVRNGRRDNHMKHQDQVGAASELKRELAVSREREVQYEAALMEKDQRETDLQRKVKESKQREAYLENELANMWVLVAKLKKSQGAEMDVSEATGHDGLGI
- the LOC7455631 gene encoding kinesin-like protein KIN-7K, chloroplastic isoform X3, which translates into the protein MATKQGSKSRISGLISNSKKPAANSQSSSTASSTKQFLENSMDGQSSPASSSARSKPQYFYSESVNLDTERSKENVTVTVRFRPLSPREIRQGEEIAWYADGETVVRNEHNPSTAYAYDRVFGPTTTTRHVYDVAAQHVVNGAMEGINGTIFAYGVTSSGKTHTMHGDQRSPGIIPLAVKDAFSIIQETPNREFLLRVSYLEIYNEVVNDLLNPAGQNLRIREDAQVFPFDTEHRHVGSTNFNLLSSRSHTIFTLTVESSLYGENSEGEAVNLSQLSLIDLAGSESSKAETTGVRRKEGSYINKSLLTLGTVISKLTDGRAAHIPYRDSKLTRLLQSSLSGHGRVSLICTVTPSSSSSEETHNTLKFAHRAKHIEIQAAQNKIIDEKSLIKKYQNEIRSLKEELEQLKRGIVTIPRLKDIVEDDIVLLKQKLEDGQVKLQSRLEQEEEAKAALLSRIQRLTKLILVSTKASQPSRISHRPGPRRRHSFGEEELAYLPYKRQDLILDDENIDLYVSLEGNTESADETLKEEKKTRKHGLLNWLKLRKRDSGLGMSTSDKSSGVKSNSTPSTPQAENSNYYAESRLSHPSLAESSPSADLLSEVRQDREVPEDNFLEQETPLNGIKTSDQIDLLREQQKILSGEVALHSSILKRLSEEASRNPLKEHIQLEMKKLSDEIKVKNEQIALLEKQIADSIMASHNSLANLEASQTIAELTAQLNEKSFELEVKAADNCIIQDQLSQKICECEGLQETIVSLKQQLSDALESKNISPLASYSQRISELKSFHAQHHMNKETAASKDRNEDLLLQAQATEMEELKQKVDALTESKEQLETRNQKLAEESSYAKGLASAAAVELKALSEEVAKLMNHNERLTAELIALKNSPTQRRSGSTVRNGRRDNHMKHQDQVGAASELKRELAVSREREVQYEAALMEKDQRETDLQRKVKESKQREAYLENELANMWVLVAKLKKSQGAEMDVSEATGHDGLGI
- the LOC7455631 gene encoding kinesin-like protein KIN-7K, chloroplastic isoform X2, whose protein sequence is MATKQGSKSRISGLISNSKKPAANSQSSSTASSTKQFLENSMDGQSSPASSSARSKPQYFYSESVNLDTERSKENVTVTVRFRPLSPREIRQGEEIAWYADGETVVRNEHNPSTAYAYDRVFGPTTTTRHVYDVAAQHVVNGAMEGINGTIFAYGVTSSGKTHTMHGDQRSPGIIPLAVKDAFSIIQETPNREFLLRVSYLEIYNEVVNDLLNPAGQNLRIREDAQGTFVEGIKEEVVLSPAHALSLIAAGEEHRHVGSTNFNLLSSRSHTIFTLTVESSLYGENSEGEAVNLSQLSLIDLAGSESSKAETTGVRRKEGSYINKSLLTLGTVISKLTDGRAAHIPYRDSKLTRLLQSSLSGHGRVSLICTVTPSSSSSEETHNTLKFAHRAKHIEIQAAQNKIIDEKSLIKKYQNEIRSLKEELEQLKRGIVTIPRLKDIVEDDIVLLKQKLEDGQVKLQSRLEQEEEAKAALLSRIQRLTKLILVSTKASQPSRISHRPGPRRRHSFGEEELAYLPYKRQDLILDDENIDLYVSLEGNTESADETLKEEKKTRKHGLLNWLKLRKRDSGLGMSTSDKSSGVKSNSTPSTPQAENSNYYAESRLSHPSLAESSPSADLLSENGIKTSDQIDLLREQQKILSGEVALHSSILKRLSEEASRNPLKEHIQLEMKKLSDEIKVKNEQIALLEKQIADSIMASHNSLANLEASQTIAELTAQLNEKSFELEVKAADNCIIQDQLSQKICECEGLQETIVSLKQQLSDALESKNISPLASYSQRISELKSFHAQHHMNKETAASKDRNEDLLLQAQATEMEELKQKVDALTESKEQLETRNQKLAEESSYAKGLASAAAVELKALSEEVAKLMNHNERLTAELIALKNSPTQRRSGSTVRNGRRDNHMKHQDQVGAASELKRELAVSREREVQYEAALMEKDQRETDLQRKVKESKQREAYLENELANMWVLVAKLKKSQGAEMDVSEATGHDGLGI
- the LOC7455631 gene encoding kinesin-like protein KIN-7K, chloroplastic isoform X4 — its product is MATKQGSKSRISGLISNSKKPAANSQSSSTASSTKQFLENSMDGQSSPASSSARSKPQYFYSESVNLDTERSKENVTVTVRFRPLSPREIRQGEEIAWYADGETVVRNEHNPSTAYAYDRVFGPTTTTRHVYDVAAQHVVNGAMEGINGTIFAYGVTSSGKTHTMHGDQRSPGIIPLAVKDAFSIIQETPNREFLLRVSYLEIYNEVVNDLLNPAGQNLRIREDAQGTFVEGIKEEVVLSPAHALSLIAAGEEHRHVGSTNFNLLSSRSHTIFTLTVESSLYGENSEGEAVNLSQLSLIDLAGSESSKAETTGVRRKEGSYINKSLLTLGTVISKLTDGRAAHIPYRDSKLTRLLQSSLSGHGRVSLICTVTPSSSSSEETHNTLKFAHRAKHIEIQAAQNKIIDEKSLIKKYQNEIRSLKEELEQLKRGIVTIPRLKDIVEDDIVLLKQKLEDGQVKLQSRLEQEEEAKAALLSRIQRLTKLILVSTKASQPSRISHRPGPRRRHSFGEEELAYLPYKRQDLILDDENIDLYVSLEGNTESADETLKEEKKTRKHGLLNWLKLRKRDSGLGMSTSDKSSGVKSNSTPSTPQAENSNYYAESRLSHPSLAESSPSADLLSEVRQDREVPEDNFLEQETPLNGIKTSDQIDLLREQQKILSGEVALHSSILKRLSEEASRNPLKEHIQLEMKKLSDEIKVKNEQIALLEKQIADSIMASHNSLANLEASQTIAELTAQLNEKSFELEVKAADNCIIQDQLSQKICECEGLQETIVSLKQQLSDALESKNISPLASYSQRISELKSFHAQHHMNKETAASKDRNEDLLLQAQHNFDHVMAFEVAFLIQVREVNPYFSLIRPLRWKN